AAAGTGAGGGCCTCCGCCTGCTCTTCTGCCGATGGCTTCCGGCCTAACAAATAACTATACAATTCATTCACCGATTCTTCTGGATTTTTCTTTTCTTCCAGGATCCTCCCGGCGATTTCACCAGCCACGTCTTCCATGAACGGACTGTTCATGAAAAAGAGAGACTGCGGCGCGGTCGTGGTGACATCGCGCAGACCTTTGATCTGGGTGGGGCCGGGAAAGTCAAAGGTACTAAAAAGCTCCGGCACGCCGTCACGGACCACCGGCAGGTAAATGGTGCGAAATGGATCCTCCACGTTGAGGAAACCCTGGGTGATGCCCAGCCGTCCTTTGCCCCCTGTGCCGCCCACCTGCGTGCCTTCCGGCCGCACCAGGTCCAGCCTGCCCGCCAGATGCAGTAGGGTGTCCCTTATCGGCTCGATCTCCAGCCGACGTGCGTTCATCCGCCAGCGCAACCGGTTGCCTGCATCGGGATGGTTCGGATCCGCAGCGTCTCCAGTGGAGCAGGCGAGGCGGTAGGTGCGGCTGAGCATGAGGTTGCGAATCAGCCCTTTCACCGACCAGCCGCCCTCGACAAACCGGATGGCCAGATGGTCCAGCAGTTCCGGATGAGTGGGATCGGCACCCGTGCTGCCGAAGTCATCCACAGTGCGGACGATGCCTTCACCAAAAAGATGCTGCCACACGCGGTTGACCATCACGCGTGCGGTCAGCGGATGGGTCGGCGAGGCGATCCACTGGGCCAGCTCCAGCCGCCCGGAAGCTGCTGCGGCGATGGGGGGCAGGGCAGGCAGGCCGGGCACGGTGATCTTGCCACGACCAGGGGCGGCTAGGCGCTCATAGGGATCACCCCCGACAGCAAGTTCACAGTCACGGGCCTCCCCCTCCACCACCCCCATGCAGAAGTGCGGATCCGTGTCATATCGCGGGAGTTGTTTTGGGTTTCCCAGTGCACGGATGTCATCCATGGAGTGAACCCCGGCGGGCAGCATCTGCGGCGGCCCCACGCTCTCATTCAGCGCGGTGGGCAGGTCCACCAGCATCTCAGGGTCCACATAACCTGCCCGTGTCATGTCATGGCGGTTGGCCAGACCGGAGAGGGTGCGGCTGCTGTAAAAGATGCCCGCCAACGCATAGTAGTCCTTTTGGCTCACCGGCTCCGTCTTGTGATCGTGACAGCGAGCACAACTCAACGTTAGGCCAAGGAAGGCACGCGAAGTGACGTCCATCTGGTCGTCCACCTGATCCAGGATGAACTGCTCGTAGCTGCCCTCCTGCAGGCTGAGACTGCCCAGAGCCAGCATGCCGGTGCCGGTGATTTGTTCCCGTCTCTGTGCCACGGTCTTGGCAGGCAGAAGATCTCCGGCGATCTGCTCCGCAATGAAACGATTGTAGGGCTTGTCGGTATTGAAGGAATCAATGACCCAGTCACGGTAGCGGAAAGCGTAGAGAAACGGGGCATTCCACACCCGGCCAATGCTGTCGGCGTAATGCACCACATCCAGCCAATGCCGGGCCCAGCGCTCGCCAAAACGCTCGCTCTGGAGAAAGGCATCCACCACTTTTGCAAAGGCGTCATCGTCCGCAGAAGGATCCCGCACAAAGGCCTCCACTTCGTCCTGCGAAGGGGGGAGACCGCGAAGGTCAAACGATGCGCGGCGGATCCATACCTCACGGCTAGCATCTCCCACGGGCTGTAGATTTTCCTTTTCCAGCCGGGCCAGGATGAAGCGATCCAGATCATCGCGCGACCAGGCCGCATTCTTCACCTCAGGTAGGGCGGGCCGCTGCATCGGCTTGTAAGACCAGGGCACCGGATTTTCATACTCGGCTGCCGGGATGGGGGCCATCGCCAGCATCAGAGCGGGAAGAATCCAGGCCGCCTTGGCATTCATGACTTGGCTCCTTTCATCTTCAGCCAGGCGCTGAGAGCCCGGACATTTTGGACAAAGGTGTCGCTGTAAATCACACCGCCTTTAGGCGAGGTCTTTTTGCCGCTGGCATCGCGCATGATGCCGCGCTCATCCTTGCTCTCTGTCCACGATCCGTCGGGCTTGATCTCGCTCAAAATGGTAGAAATATCCTTGTCGGTGGGGGGTGAAGACCAGCGCTCTTTTTCGGTGCGGGGGAAGACGACCGGCTCGTTGCGCACAATCTTCCTTCCGATGGCCTCGATGGCATCTAGCTCGCTGTCCCAAACCCAGCCATAATTGGAGGAAGCTTTTTTGTCGCTGTAAGTCAGCTCGAAACCTTTGCCGCCTTCACCCCGCTCAAAGTAGAGAGGCTTGTTGGTCTGGAGCTCGTAAAAGCGTGCCAGTTTGTTGCCGGGCAGCAAGGACTTGCGCAGGTAGGTGATGGCCTTGGCGACAGGTGGCAGGTACTTTCTGTCACCCGTGGCGGCGCTGAGCTTCAGCAGCGCCCACATGGCAGCCTGCGACTCACGACCGCTGACGGAACTCGGCTCAAAGGCACGGCTCCACACGGGCTGCATGTCGGCATTGTACTGCTGGGCCCAGGCAGGCTGCGGCTCGGGCATTTGAGCGGTGATGAGAAAGTCGCCACCCCGCTTGGCCGCCGCGAGGTAACGTTCGTCGTGGCGCAGTTGCCATGCCAGCAGGAGGGTGGCCATCAGCGTCGCATGAGTGTTGTCATTCAGCACGTAGCAGCCGGTGAAATCCTTGGGCCATTTGCGTGGCCAGTCAGCGGGGTAATTACCGGCCTTCACAGGATACTTGTCCGCAGGTGGGGGCGATGCAGGCCAGGTATCAAAACTGGCGGACCAGCCCCCCGCCGGATACTGCGCGTTCATGATGGCATTGAGCGCATAATCCGCTGCCTCACGGATCTCCTCATCCTTGCCAGCCAGCGCATGATCCACACGGATGAGCAGGCGCGTGGCCGCCTGGGTCACATCATCATCCACCGTGGAGTAGTTGGTGTCCTTGTGCTCACGCTGCCGCCAGATGTGCCAGCCGGCCTCGCCCTGAGGGAACTTTTTGCGGTCAATCAGCTTCCCTTCCGCATCGCGGCGATACAGATGCTTGGCGCGGCTTGCCGCATCAAAATGGCCGGAGTAATCCCACCCGCCGGAAGTGAGTTGCGTGCGACTCACCGCGTGGGCGGCATCCACCGCCGCCTTCAGGCAGCTTTCATCCTGTGTGGCCTCATAAGCATCCAGAAAGGCCATGCCCACGGCAGGCGTGCCCGGCGGTTGGATCCAGATCGTGTCCGGTCCGGGGATGCCCTCGGCTTCACGCAGGGTGAAGTCGGCGCTGTAGCGGTAAACATAGCCGCCATGAGAGGCAGCCTTGCCATGGTAAAAGGCGACAGCTTTGGATAAAGCCGTGGTGACTTCGCCAGGGCTGACGGCGTGAACAATCGCAGGAATCAGAAAGCTAACAAGGAAGCGGAACATTTGAAGGCGAGCTTAAAGTTTGAGTGACGAAGACGTCCAAGCATCTTGACGGATGTTTTACGATATTTTTACATCCTGCGATAAAACCGGGCAAATGCCCATTCTACTCCGCCGAAATGCGGACGTTTTTGTTTCCGTTGTCCCGAACGGCGTCCATCGCCTCGGCGAGCGCTTTATCAGGCACCCCAG
This genomic interval from Prosthecobacter algae contains the following:
- a CDS encoding DUF1549 and DUF1553 domain-containing protein; protein product: MNAKAAWILPALMLAMAPIPAAEYENPVPWSYKPMQRPALPEVKNAAWSRDDLDRFILARLEKENLQPVGDASREVWIRRASFDLRGLPPSQDEVEAFVRDPSADDDAFAKVVDAFLQSERFGERWARHWLDVVHYADSIGRVWNAPFLYAFRYRDWVIDSFNTDKPYNRFIAEQIAGDLLPAKTVAQRREQITGTGMLALGSLSLQEGSYEQFILDQVDDQMDVTSRAFLGLTLSCARCHDHKTEPVSQKDYYALAGIFYSSRTLSGLANRHDMTRAGYVDPEMLVDLPTALNESVGPPQMLPAGVHSMDDIRALGNPKQLPRYDTDPHFCMGVVEGEARDCELAVGGDPYERLAAPGRGKITVPGLPALPPIAAAASGRLELAQWIASPTHPLTARVMVNRVWQHLFGEGIVRTVDDFGSTGADPTHPELLDHLAIRFVEGGWSVKGLIRNLMLSRTYRLACSTGDAADPNHPDAGNRLRWRMNARRLEIEPIRDTLLHLAGRLDLVRPEGTQVGGTGGKGRLGITQGFLNVEDPFRTIYLPVVRDGVPELFSTFDFPGPTQIKGLRDVTTTAPQSLFFMNSPFMEDVAGEIAGRILEEKKNPEESVNELYSYLLGRKPSAEEQAEALTLLEGTESGGDPARWTTLVQALLGTAEFRYVF
- a CDS encoding polysaccharide lyase yields the protein MFRFLVSFLIPAIVHAVSPGEVTTALSKAVAFYHGKAASHGGYVYRYSADFTLREAEGIPGPDTIWIQPPGTPAVGMAFLDAYEATQDESCLKAAVDAAHAVSRTQLTSGGWDYSGHFDAASRAKHLYRRDAEGKLIDRKKFPQGEAGWHIWRQREHKDTNYSTVDDDVTQAATRLLIRVDHALAGKDEEIREAADYALNAIMNAQYPAGGWSASFDTWPASPPPADKYPVKAGNYPADWPRKWPKDFTGCYVLNDNTHATLMATLLLAWQLRHDERYLAAAKRGGDFLITAQMPEPQPAWAQQYNADMQPVWSRAFEPSSVSGRESQAAMWALLKLSAATGDRKYLPPVAKAITYLRKSLLPGNKLARFYELQTNKPLYFERGEGGKGFELTYSDKKASSNYGWVWDSELDAIEAIGRKIVRNEPVVFPRTEKERWSSPPTDKDISTILSEIKPDGSWTESKDERGIMRDASGKKTSPKGGVIYSDTFVQNVRALSAWLKMKGAKS